Below is a window of Conger conger chromosome 16, fConCon1.1, whole genome shotgun sequence DNA.
AATAATACAGTAGAGACAGGCAGGGTAATAACCCACACTGTTGAGCGAGCAGGGTTCTGGGCGGTCCATTTCCGCAGATGTGCGTCTCACCTGATGCCACAGAGCCAGgtccagagagagagcagccaggtgagcaggaggcagagggggaccGAGGCCTGCTTGGCCAGCTCCACGATGATGCTGCCCTCCcggccctccgactgccagtgCGTCAGCTTCAGGGGCCCGTCGTCGTACTTGTCAGTGTGGAAGAGCGGCTGGCTCTGCGCCACCGTCGAGAAAACCAGGCGAAGCTCCGACGGCCCCGCCCCGGTCACAgtggccccggccccggccccggcctcGAGCGTGTGGAGCTGGGACAGCATGACCTTGCGCTGGTCGTAGTGGATGAAGATGACCCTTCCCCCATCTCCGTTTTCACCGTTGCATTTGTCGCCCTCATCTCCAAGAAGCGTGCCCTCCCTCTGGACCACGTGGCAGGTGAAGCCCCTCTGGCCCATCTCCCGGCTGAGCTGCAGCCAGCGGCCCTGGGGGAAGATGGTGCTCAGGTCCTTCAGGAAGCTCTCCATCCCCTCCTGCCCGTCCTTAGGCATACTCCAGGAGCCCAGCACGGCGAGCTCCACTCGGCTCTCATTCTGCAGCTGGCTCAGGTACCTCTTCACCTGTCCCGGGATGAAGGGGTAGTGGACAACAGCCAGGACCACGGCCGAGTCCTGACCCGGGAGCCAGTGGCCAATGAGGAGGCCGCTGTCTGCCATGTTGCAGCATTGGGGAAAGAAAATCTTCAGCACCATGGCGCCAGGTCACAGATCACACTGGATGATACTGTAACAACTAACCTGCAAGGAGAGGACATGCTTTTAGCTGCAAAATAAAATTCACAACTTATTACAACACCAACTTAGCAGCACATGTGCTGTGGAGCTAGTattaagttaaaataaaaagtttttcagatgtTCACAATTTTTTGCTTTGGTGTTTTAATTAGCTAGGTCAGCCATCTAGATAGCCTTCGAGTGTTGGGTACATGTTATCTCGACAACATTCAGAAATGCCCTTGCTCAAAGTTAAATAAAGTCGATgtggattaaaaaaattaaaaatcaaacaaatgccaaaattaCAACTGTAAAAACTGACGTAGAAAAAGAGAATAGTACACCAGTTTTcccaaacagaagaaaaatcataCATCTATTAATTTGATTCGTCACGGATACAACGGGCGCTGGGAGTTAATCAGCTAAGTTATTAAACTAGGCCTCAATTGTCCTCTTGTCCTTCAAATATTGAACCTTGCATGCGTTTCCATGGGAACCGCAGGCCCCGGGGGAACACAAAAATGGATTTTGCCCTCTTGCTAACTGTAGCGCGTTAGCTGCGTAAAGTACTGTAGTTAGGTTAAAGTTACCgtaattatttatgtttatgcTTTTAGCTATTCCAAGTTAGCTAGCCTGTTacctacctagctagctagctagctagatagtaTACCGTATACTATACGATGTCGCCTACAACAGTGATGTTAGCCTACAAACTGATCTAAATGCCATTGTTTCCTAGACATTACTTAGCTAGTtcccaaaaactattttttgttAAGTTAGCTAGGTAACATTAGCTGTTCGTAACTAGAAACGATGGTCACATGTAACGTTAATTCAACTGTTAACGTAACGAAATTGCAAAAGCAAAGAGGTCATACATTTTCTAACAAACTGTTAGCGACCTAACGTTAACTACCTATCCAGTATCATTCACACCGAAGTAAACTGTTCTGTTTAGATAGCGTTTTTGCGAGGAACAAATGTTTTAACCTTACCACTGATCATTTCATTGTTAGCTAGTTTCAAAGTCTTGACTGGGGTTGACACTACCGAAATCCTTCACTCATAAAAGCCGAATGCATACCACATCATTATGACCCAAGTAGCTATCCATCAGTActgctaacttagctagctaccgGTGTAGCCGACATCGTTGTAGGCCGTTTTTAACTCGCGGTTCGTCATTGAAACCATTCCGACTTGTGCATGCTCCGCAAGGTTAGTTCTTGGAATTAATCAATTCCACTGGTTTTCGTTTTTTCCATAATGGAGTCAGGCGTAACCAAAATTATACGGTTATGTTTGGTATTACACTTAAATAACATTAAGATATTTAGCAAACGGTCCAGAGCGATTTACACAGCTCAGCGCTACATTATTTTCCATACGAAATCATTTTATACTACTGGATATTTATTGAAACAATTGACAATAGTAACTTGGTCAGGGGCAACGTCATTCCTACCTAGAAATAAAACCAAGAAACTAAAAGTTGCGAGCCCAGCTCCACAACTGTTGTGCTGCACTGCCATTCTATATGATCattcataatattttcaagACTAAGTTAACCAAATAAGTGGCAACCTCTTGGTGTTGTGTGAGCATGGGCTATATACTCTACCTACCCATGACTTGCTACAAGGCATACCTACCATCCCAGTAatctttcctttaaaaaaacttATGTTGTAAGTAAGTCTGAGATGTGGTTTTCCCTACGTTAATGGCACACTGAACTGAATTCATACAGTATGGAAAAAATACTTAAAGAAAATGTTGTGATAATTACTCACCCACGGTGTTCGGTGCTGTATTGCTTAAGGTGCACAGTGTGAAGATGCAAAGTGTTGAAGACCATCTCTGTCTAGTATGTCATTGCAAGAAAAGGGCGGGCTGGCCAATAGCCAGCATAAGGAACCAGATAACAGTGCACCATTGTCATTGTGATAAAGAATGTTTAGTCAGTTAATTAAGGACTCAACCCAGGATTATTTCTCATAGCAtgaagaacagaaaataaatcatcATCAGAAGTCATCCAGTCACAATAGAAATCATCATCCTAAGTCATAGGCAGTTTGATATTAAGTCTTTGAGCCACGATTTCCAGCTAACATGTGAGCCACAACATCCTAACCCTTTTCTAACTGATGTTTTTTGAGCTGTCGGTTTCAGCAACTGATAAGACATGGGTGTAGCCCTTTAAAAAGTGGACTTGGCTAGCTACTAACTGCATAGTGTAAAGATACAGCACTGAGTAAGTGGAGTCAGGAAAAGCAGTATGTTGGCATCCAAGTGCAAGACTTACTTTTGTTGGTGGCATTTCCATGCTGTACACATATTTTCCTGAGTGTATTTAAAATTCTAATTCCACACTGATCAACAGATTTATACCTATGCACTTACCTTCTAATGATTATCTCGATTAGTACACTTTTTATGACATGTGAATTGATGAGGTGtatgtaaaacataaaaaaggccATCCCATTGATATTGGGGTGCATAATACTAAGTTAGTTATCAGGGATGTTTCCCCTCAGTTTGAGTTTAAGACTGATGTATGTGGTTCTACTAAGAGTACTGTggaactgaaaacaaaatgtactgcACTGGAGTCCTTCAGGGATAGAATTGCGTTGCATCGACATAATACTACATTTACCAAGAAacaccaggaagcagaagtgGATTATGGGAGGACGAAAATGAATCTGAATACAACACATGGCTGtagttttaaatgtaatgttttcgtGTACAAGATCAAGCTTTAATTGTATCGTAAATGATTTCATTGCAGATTAATGAAATTACTGTGGAATTTAAATCATGAATATTTCAAATGATAAAATTGGCGAGGATGACAAGAGGAGCGTAAGAGACAGCCAAGATATGATACTAACTTTCCAAGTCTCCTTCTTCGCAATGTGTCGCTTGTCTTCGTTTCCGTGGAGTGTGAGTAGCTACAATAATAGTACACGTTACGTATAACTATAATATGAAAACTGTATAACAGTAGATAACTGATAACTGTAGTCAAGAAAAACAGTCATCTGTGATCTGCCATTTTTGTGAACGATGTCTGAAATGTTGTATTTTGCTTCCTAGACCCTTGAAATGAAATTGCAATGCAACGATTCCTCCGATATTATCCTTGAAATTCTGAAGAAGGTAGTGGCCTAtattatttccttattttcacATCGAGTTCAGCCAATAAAGCGTCTGAATTGCGTGTTGATTTAAACGGCCTCGATTCGTGTCTTCTCTTTCACAGACATGTCTTCATTCAATATGTCGAAAGACTCCCCCATCTGTTAAGTACAGACGTATCTTCCTCTCCGAATTGATTAAAAGGGTGAGTAACTTGGAACACGAATGCGTTTTTCTTTTATTGAGAATGTAATTGGTTATATCACATTTGTGTATACTTGGTATTAAAAGATTATTTAGTTGAAGAGTTTAAAACGGACCATTCTCTTTAGCATGAAGCCACAACAGCCGAACCGCTGGATGACCTGTACGATGCTTTAGGCGAAGTTGTGGGTGCAGAAGAAGAACCGGTGTGCTACAAAAGCTACTTACTGGTACTTAACTCAGATCTATAATAGCTGCACCTCTCAACATTGCAGCTAAATCTTATCTTCAGTCTGCACGGTTTGCACATTTTACAAAACCTCAGTACACACCACTGATCCTTTCGCTCTCTCCAGCCCTCGGGAGATGCTGTCAGCCTTTCGGAAAGCATGGCCCTCATCTCTGAGGGAACCACGGGCTTGGTGACGTGGGAGGCCGCGCTCTTTATGGCAGAATGGGCTCTGGAGAACCCGCAAATCTTCGCAGACAGGTATCACTTTAAAGACTGATTATATTGTGTTTTGATTTGTAATCAGTCTGatgaatatatttattgataaaATTATGCTGTGTTTAAAGATGTGCAAAGTGTATTACCTCAAGTCTCCCCACCCCCCTAGGACTGTGCTGGAACTGGGCAGCGGGGTGGGGCTGACGGGCGTGGCTGTGTGTCGGTCCTGCGCCCCGCGTCGGTATGTGTTCAGTGACTGCCACCCCAGTGTGCTGCAGCAGCTGCGGAACAATGCACGGCTCAACGGGCTGCAGGTCGGCAGCGGCCCTCATGCGACCGTTACTGTGGAGGAGCTCGACTGGGCTGCTGTCACAGTGAAGCAGATGCGGGAACTTAGTTTTGACACGGTTATCGCTTCAGGTGCGTCGGTACAGGGGACAGTCTTCTGCATCTGCTCTTTTTGCTATTCATTTTTTAGGCTACAGATTGGGGTTTTTGGGAAAGGCTGCAATATTACATGTGCCAATGGGAATAGTAGTCCACAGccagtggagtggagctgctaGAAGCACTTTTGCTGAATATTGACTAGTCAATCTCACCATTCACTGTCtcatttcagatgtttttcccAGGCTAAGGCATTGTCCTTAGTGATGCTTGAATAACAATATATTTGTACAATGAATATGTGTTAAAATGAGGTCTGCTTTTTCCTTTTGGCACAGATGTGGTATATGACCCTGAAATCATTAGCTGTCTGGTGGGGCTGCTGTCCAAGATATTGAATTGCACAGTCAAAGGCAGCTGTGCCAATGTCTACATTTCCTCCACCATACGGAATCCAGACACCTACAGCTGCTTCAAGACCCAACTCGGTTAGTACCAAATAGTGCCTTTCTCTCAGACTAAAGTTAACAGACCGCAGATTAATTGGAACCTGGTGTCTTTTTCTCTGCTTCCTCtacagaaagttctggaatcAAACACCAGGTCATCAATGATCCTGTCAAGCCAATCTTCCCTTATAACAGGAATACCTCCATTGAgataattaaattgtatttataaaAGCATAATGATTATGCAACACAGTGCTTTATAATAAAGTATTTACAGTTATAGTGCATTGGTATACATACATTCAAGCTTCagtttcctctgtgtttcagtattgCTGGAATGTACAGAAAAGACAAACCAAGTCAGAAGCTCCTATGAGGGTGTTTTACAGACGCATGGTACGGTCAACTTTCCCTGGGTTGTAATGTCCGGTTAAACCTTCCCCTAGTTGCCTTTTTGAACGTACAGTTCAGTTTGAAGGGTGTTGTTTGTGATATCTGAGTTTTGTTTGGGCGGGTGTGGTCAGCTGCCATCGGAGCCCAGCAGAGGGAGTACAGTGCTGTCCCAGCTCTCGTCCCATCGCAGCTGCTCATTGGTCCTCAGGTTCCTCCGGAAACGAGCCAGCCTCCCCTCTGATCCCGGGAAGTCTGACAGAAGTGTCTAGtagagaaaaaatgttttactcttAAAACTACTGGAAATTTACGACAATAGTTTAACACCAATGATCCATTTCTAGGAATTTATCCTTGCACCTAAGAACCGGTGGCaatatattacaaatatgtgTGATAGTTACATTACCAACACTAAACCCATTTCTCATGTACAGGGCTGAGGGAAATATGTTCAAAACATTTAATCTCTCAGGGACTGCAGAGGAACGGCTACCTCTCAAAAACAGTTGGCTACAAACTGTGTCATGACAGCAAACAGCCAATAGAGATTAATGTAATGGTAAACCACTTGGACCATTACCAGACTTGGTATTATTGGTCAGATACCATGGACTTTGGACGCAGAACTTCTGAGCCTTGGCTTCACCTGCTAAGGAAGGCTGGTCGGTCCATTTTTAATGACATAAGTAACTTTCTCCTACCTTCAGCTGTTCGGCTAGCTCCTGGGAATCCTTGAATATCAGCCCATTCTCCTCATGTTTCACCAGCTCATGCAAACTGAGGAGAAGACCATGGGATTGCTATTAATGCTTCCAAGGTTGTCAAAGGCATTGCTTAGTTCAATGTACAGATAAAATCTCAAGACCCAGCCATTTAAATGTTCATAGAGCAAAAAACCCACACAATTGTTCAATGAACAGCGCAATAcagccccctggtggccatgCTTCACCATGCACCCAAGCTCACCATTGGAAGTGTATGGCACAGACTGGCAGGCAGCAGCCGAACATGTCCACCACCTTCATGGGCAGATCCAGGCCACTGGAGGACTTGTGCAGGCAGACTCCAAGATCAGCTGATCCTGGGAGCAGGAATGAGATGTGGCAGTGTCAGGGCAAATGAGCATTTTCCTTCTTCTGTCAATGCTCTACAGTTTATTTGAATGTTATTGGATAAAAGAGGAAACGTGATAATGGCTTTAAAAAGTACCCTGAAATCTAAAACTAACAGCACAGTGATTCAGCCAATGCTtgcactcacaatcacacatttTCCCCTCTGCCTTCATCAAGCAGGGAGCACTCGCTTGTTATTATTACAAggtttttctcttctttctgaAACATGTAACTGAATGCATTGTTTGCATGCACCTACCTAGCAGGATGGGATAATCCTCAGCTTCCAGCCAAGGTGTGCAGAACTGTACGTGTTTGAGCTGCAGTTTGTCAATCAGTGCTTTGTAGTACTCCTTCTGTGGGCCTTTACCTACAACACAGGGAGAAACACCAATAACTAAATGCAGTGTGCTCATAGGAATCACTGGGTGGCTCATTTGGTGAAAACAAGGAGCTGTGGACATCATGTATTCCAGAAGAGACCAATGGATGTGTACATTCATCCAAATTCCTCCAGTTAGTTTTGTGTATGAATATGGCTGTGGTTGCAGACATTaggccattccaaattaggggTGAGAATTGGACATAACCAGCCCCGTCTTGTGTGAaattttttgaaaaacaaagaacTTTTTTAATGGCAACACCTCATTTCAACATGTTTTTATGTCAAAATCCACACTTTTCAAAGGCGGTGCATTCATATCTAAAATGCATGAACATaacacaaagaaaatgtattgattaaTTAGTACCCTATCCATGTTTGCATTGTGGCCAACTTAACATAATTTCACAGAACGTGGTCTTTCAGCAGTCAGACAGAACACAGATCTGGACTGTGACGGTGTACCTGTGATGACGCAGACCAGTGAAGGTAATGTGGCCCCATCCTCAACAAACCTTTCATATTCTGTAAAGAGAACGCAGTCAAAAGGAGCAACGAACACGGGTGATCAACCATGAGGACCATTGAGGTAAACCGCACAATCTTTCCATTTGGTAACTTTGAACTACTAAAAACCAGGCCAGGATACAATTACCGTAACTTTCCAGATAAATACATACAAGTGTTCACTTCCAGATAAATGCATAAAGGTGTTGgtttttctttcacaaaatTAGATTGGGGTTTGACTGCTCAACCTTAATTTCCTTAATTTCAGTTACCACTCAGTGTAAGGAACTAACTAACACTCGCAACACTTGCTAGTCAGAGCGAGGgaaaaatgttgactgaatcaaAGGCATAATTTGCCATGGCTTTACACCAGTAACCAATTATTCACTTGTATAGATCCAGCTTATAGCCGGGGCATTCTTACACAGTTCCTGAGTTGCAACCGAAACATTGACAGCCATACCCTCTAATGCTTTCAGCAGAATGGAGAAATCCTCATCCTCTGTAAAgccagaaagagaaagagttggAACAGATCCATAACGCAACTGtttcaatacattacatttttatgtataaGATACATGAGTCTACACATGTTTCTGTTAGatttgtataattttatttctgaaaatccGAAATGTACTGGGTGTACTTGTATAGCTGTCATAATGTTTAATAAATCACATGTCGATCTGACATACCAACTTCTCACAAGCTGGAATAACAAACTGAGCCAACTGAGAGCCCACCAGTGCGGTTATATTCTGGGTCCTGGTCTCAGAAGGGGGGGGTTGGTACTGACCGGTCCAGCTGGTGCTGCTTAGGAGCAGGGCGGGGCGTCCGTCAGTGAGGGTCACAGTGCCTCCATCCCGCTCTGTGAACGCGGTCCTCTCTACCCCTTCGCTGTGGGTCTCATCCCTGCACAGGGACACAACTGTCACCACAGCGCCACCTGTCTAACAGGAGGACCTCATAATCCCCCATGTCATGCTCAGACCTTGACCTTAGAGTAGAACTTTGACCCACGGTGACTTAAACGGAGAATAGAGATCCCTCATTTTCATGAACAGACTGTGCCGGGTCTCCAATGAGGCCTCCTTAAACATCAGGGGGGGCTTGTCGTACAGTGTCGTCGCCCTGAAAAAGAGGAGCAGGGCTGCGTTGGACATCGTCTATGACGTATATTCCAGTTAACtcttgtgatttattttgacatttagaAATATTTATAGTATTTGTTATGTGTTGGAAACTCACTTTATACTCCAGTTTCTCTGTAGATCTTCCTTCATAGCATGCGTGACACAGAGGTTGTGATgagaaaaaacaccaaaaaactTCTCATACCTGGTAAGAGagaatcattaataaataagAGTTTCTTGTGCATTCCTGACAGGGTTATTCAACAAGGGACCACAGGTGTATATCAACCGTCTAAACTGTCCAGTGATTAAGACAGGCTGTAATGTACCACTGCATTCGTGCCGAACCTGAATGAAACACTTGCTTACATAACCAACATCGTTCTGCTTTGACCCAGATACTTCACAGTCCAGCTTAACCTAGTTTTAAAGCCCTAATTCACAGCATAGGCATCACTGCAAGGTAACTTAAAGGTAAATGTACTGACCATTTGGCAACTCGGACGATGAGGTGCTTCTCCCCGTGAGTTAGTGCCATGATGGTGTAGCCGTAGTTGTGCCAGTCAATGATGAACTTGCTGCCTCGTAGCAAACACACCAACCACGTCACTGCGATACCAGGCAAACCAGGGGGATTCTAGAGTAGAATGTGATAAGGGCATTTACACATCTATTCAATCCTCTGATTAATCATACCTGTCACAGCTATGACAGGTCAGTGCCCCACTGGGACATGTTCAGAAGTATTAATGTGTTACACCACCTTCCACAGATGCTCACATTAACCAAGCAAACATTAAATTGGgtttagaaataaaacatttgtgagCCTGTATTATTACTGGTTTATTCTGTGCCATGCAAAACACGTCTTTATTTGGGATTAGTCAATTTTGGGTAGCCCAAAGAGAGAGCCAAGGGGAACACCAAatgttataatatatataatgttaAACTAGGGAAGGGATGCCAATCTGCAGTCCTAGAGAGCTATTGTTGCTGCAGGCTTTCAATGCATTTAAGCACAAACCTTGTTTCCAATGCCTAAATGGCTGCTGATTCAAAGGAAACTGCAAAATCCCAGAGGCACTGGCACTCTCTAGAGCTGGAGGTGGACACCCCAGAACTAGGGTTGAGGGCTAATTTCCATCCTACAACTATATTCAGACAGCATGATTACCTGCTTCAGAACATAAGAGGGCGCATCGATCTTCACCAGCACATAGAAAAGTTGCAGTGATTGTAAAATCACCTTGGTGACATATCTGAGGATTTTTGGGCCAGCTGCAAACaccaaaagaaaacataaaaatgatgTGTCCTTTCAACAGCAAATACAATAATACTTAGAAAGTAGAAAACAACCTGTGTTTCTTGGCGTATGTGGGTACGATTCAGAATTCTTTGCCGTTACCTGTAAGCCCTTTCAATTCTGAAATTGGAATAATCTTTATTCTTTCATTTCCAAGAACATCTTGGTGGGGCTTTGTGCCTGAAAGTAAATATATAGTTTCAGATGAAGGTTAACATGTAAAATATCATATCACATTAGAGCAAATGCCATTCACCTTTAACAAGGCATAATAACAAGGCATATCTAATGGTACATAtcaatataatgtaaaatgttataacaacatttcatgaaaatgcaaagaTGGACTCTAAACCACTTATAACATTCGCTCTAATGCTTTTGGGATACATGTGTTCACGGTTTCCCAAGTGACAGCTTCTCTGCTAATGACATTTCACAAGGCTATTTATCTAGCGCCAGAGGAGTGCATCTGGCGATCTGAATGAGCCGAAATACCACGTGTACATTTCGGCACAGAGAGCGAAATCGGACTTTAATAATTTACCAAGGAAGCCAACAAATGAAACGTTGTATCCGTGTTTGCTGAGGGAGATGGCGTGATACTGCATGCGAGGACTTCGTCCAATATCTCCCAACACCAAGACGCACACATTGCGGTTTGGGAGCCCGTTACTTGCCCGCAACCTCCTTGCTAGCAGGAGCACGCATGCAACAGCGAAGCCCGGGAAAGCAGAGTAAATTAATCCATACTGCCTGAAATACAAACTGCTTATACAACCTGCTATCAGTAACAAAACTACAATCACAGAGGAGTTCATGTCCGCCATGATTGTTTTCCGGTATGACGTGGCCCATGCC
It encodes the following:
- the alg1 gene encoding chitobiosyldiphosphodolichol beta-mannosyltransferase; the encoded protein is MADMNSSVIVVLLLIAGCISSLYFRQYGLIYSAFPGFAVACVLLLARRLRASNGLPNRNVCVLVLGDIGRSPRMQYHAISLSKHGYNVSFVGFLGTKPHQDVLGNERIKIIPISELKGLTAGPKILRYVTKVILQSLQLFYVLVKIDAPSYVLKQNPPGLPGIAVTWLVCLLRGSKFIIDWHNYGYTIMALTHGEKHLIVRVAKWYEKFFGVFSHHNLCVTHAMKEDLQRNWSIKATTLYDKPPLMFKEASLETRHSLFMKMRDLYSPFKSPDETHSEGVERTAFTERDGGTVTLTDGRPALLLSSTSWTEDEDFSILLKALEEYERFVEDGATLPSLVCVITGKGPQKEYYKALIDKLQLKHVQFCTPWLEAEDYPILLGSADLGVCLHKSSSGLDLPMKVVDMFGCCLPVCAIHFQCLHELVKHEENGLIFKDSQELAEQLKTLLSDFPGSEGRLARFRRNLRTNEQLRWDESWDSTVLPLLGSDGS
- the eef2kmt gene encoding protein-lysine N-methyltransferase EEF2KMT gives rise to the protein MNISNDKIGEDDKRSVRDSQDMILTFQVSFFAMCRLSSFPWSTLEMKLQCNDSSDIILEILKKTCLHSICRKTPPSVKYRRIFLSELIKRHEATTAEPLDDLYDALGEVVGAEEEPVCYKSYLLPSGDAVSLSESMALISEGTTGLVTWEAALFMAEWALENPQIFADRTVLELGSGVGLTGVAVCRSCAPRRYVFSDCHPSVLQQLRNNARLNGLQVGSGPHATVTVEELDWAAVTVKQMRELSFDTVIASDVVYDPEIISCLVGLLSKILNCTVKGSCANVYISSTIRNPDTYSCFKTQLESSGIKHQVINDPVKPIFPYNRNTSIEIIKLYL